In Cryptococcus deuterogattii R265 chromosome 4, complete sequence, a genomic segment contains:
- a CDS encoding nuclease I, protein MKLLPLALIVASTLPSALSWGAAGHEMVATIAQIHLFPSIKAKLCNILPQEAECHLAPVAAWADIVRNKYRGTAPMHYINAKNDHPQDHCEFGEHGWQNEDVNVITAIQNFTRLIMDGKGGRDVDIPLRFLVHFIGDSHQPLHLAGRDKGGNQAKFLFEGRERNLHSVWDSGIITKNIRELSNYTSPLPSKYIEGCLPGAIFDPYVRWIVWEGIRLWWRDEVNSWISCPATGDPYPHSSQTSIPPSASTIIKDHFRSAASFALSLLPGRLSALVELSFALPVTETANFEDQALALTPKILAAKEVNMTFPSCPYHWISPIHQLNCDIIWPKNYTGQPNARLIELDTDEYLGEIGRQKILERMMAMAGLRLAKVLNEALAEEGDGVRGVYFGYS, encoded by the exons ATGAAGCTTCTGCCATTGGCTTTGATAGTTGCCTCCACCCTTCCTTCAGCTCTATCCTGGGGCGCAGCTG GCCATGAGATGGTTGCAACCATTGCCCAAATACATCTTTTCCCATCGATAAAGGCAAAGTTATGCAATATTCTCCCTCAGGAAGCCGAGTGTCACCTAGCACCAGTAGCTGCTTGGGCGGATATTGTGCGGAACAAGTACCGAGGAACAGCTCCTATGCACTATATCAATG CAAAGAATGATCATCCACAAGACCATTGCGAATTCGGGGAGCATGGATGGCAGAACGAAGATGTTAATGTGATCACAGCTATCCAGAATTTCACGAGGCTCATaatggatggaaaagggggaagagaCGTGGATATTCCATTGCGATTTTTGGTTCATTTCATTGGAGATTCTCACCAGCCATTACATCTCGCAGGAAGGGATAAGGGGGGAAATCAAG CTAAGTTCCTatttgaaggaagggaaaggaa CTTGCATTCTGTGTGGGACTCAGGAATCATAACCAAGAACATCCGAGAATTGTCAAACTACACCTCTCCCTTACCATC AAAATATATTGAAGGGTGTCTCCCAGGGGCGATCTTTGACCCATATGTTCGCTGGATCGTATGGGAGGGAATTCGCCTTTGGTGGCGCGATGAGGTCAATTCATGGATTTCCTGTCCGGCCACGGGCGATCCCTATCCCCATTCCTCCCAGACCTCTATCCCACCTTCTGCGTCAACTATCATCAAAGATCATTTCCGCTCAGCTGCATCATTtgctctctcccttcttcctggtCGACTATCGGCGCTGGTTGAACTTTCATTTGCACTTCCTGTGACTGAAACAGCAAATTTTGAAGATCAGGCGTTGGCCCTCACTCCCAAGATCCTTGCTGCTAAGGAAGTTAATATgacctttccttcttgtccttaTCACTGGATTAGTCCCATTCATCAACTCAACTGTGACATCATTTGGCCCAAGAATTACACAGGCCAGCCGAACGCAAGACTGATAGAACTTGACACCGATGAATATTTGGGAGAAATTGGAAGGCAAAAGATTTTGGAGAGAATGATGGCCATGGCGGGTCTGAGGCTGGCGAAGGTGTTAAATGAGGCTCtggcggaggaaggggatggtGTTCGTGGTGTATACTTTGGATATTCATGA
- a CDS encoding isopentenyl-diphosphate delta-isomerase, whose protein sequence is MSTTVVETVTTPAATFTTANDINLDSYDEEQVRLMEERCILVTPEDKVYGEGSKKVCHLMSNINTGLLHRAFSVFLFRPTDGRLLLQKRADEKITFPSMWTNTCCSHPLSIKAELVEQDQAGVKAAAIRKLPQELGIPESQLKPEDFHFLTRIHYLAPSNGVWGEHEIDYILFSTLNVDLDLNPNEVSDAKYVSKSELEAMFTDSSNSFTPWFKLIARDLLFPWWDEMLAKSRSAGWDEESGVGEVRADVLANGPKMNELIRMI, encoded by the exons ATGTCGACAACTGTTGTAGAAACCGTTACCACTCCTGCCGCCACTTTCACCACCGCCAATGACATTAATCTCGATTCCtatgatgaagagcaagtAAGGCTTATGGAGGAGAGGTGCATTCTTGTTACTCCCGAGGACAAGGTTTATGGCGAGGGAAGTAAAAAAGTCT GTCACCTCATGTCCAACATCAACActggtcttcttcatcgtgCTTTTTCcgttttccttttccgcCCCACCGATGGTcgtctcctccttcaaaaACGTGCCGATGAGAAGATAACTTTCCCCAGCATGTGGACCAATACTTGCTGCTCTCACCCTTTGAGTATCAAAGCTGAACTTGTGGAACAGGACCAGGCAG GCGTGAAAGCCGCCGCCATCAGAAAGCTTCCTCAAGAGCTGGGAATACCAGAGAGTCAACTTAAGCCTGAGGATTTCCATTTTCTCACTCGCATACACTATCTGGCCCCCAGTAATGGTGTCTGGGGAGAGCACGAGA TCGACTATATTTTGTTCTCTACTCTGAATGTAGACCTTGACCTCAATCCAAACGAGGTCAGTGATGCCAAATACGTTTCAAAATCTGAACTTGAGGCCATGTTCACCGATTCTT CGAACTCGTTCACCCCATGGTTTAAGCTTATTGCTCGAgacctccttttcccttggTGGGATGAGATGCTTGCCAAATCTAGATCTGCTGGGTGGGACGAAGAGAGCGGAGTTGGAGAAGTTCGAGCGGACGTGCTGGCTAACGGACCGAAAATGAACGAACTCATTCGGATGATCTGA
- a CDS encoding acetolactate synthase mitochondrial, translated as MLTRQSRLLRRIPPPNAVLQSGLQRRHRSSDRYSNSIHTSSIQNAPSPVYDAPIRERGMTLEAKDRVRAHVRKIQSSASTGAAASPAVRPQPAQHFQAAPQPMPANTPRFDSDSQVKNGLDYSFIGLSGGQIFHEMMLRHDVKQVFGYPGGAILPVFDAIYNSPHFEFVLPRHEQGAGHMAEGYARVSGKPGVVLVTSGPGATNVITPMQDALSDGVPMVVFCGQVATNLIGSDAFQEADVVGISRSCTKWNVMVKDIAELPRRINEAFKIATTGRPGPVLVDLPKDVTAAILRTPIPAKSAQPGHSPYLPSNPLNPSSQPSDPLPGDADLITEAAQMINKAKRPIIFAGNGVLSSPEGPKLLKELSDKGRIPVTTTLQGLGAFDERDEKSLHMIGMHGSAYANFAMQEADVLIALGVRFDDRVTGKVDTFAPAAKAAAAEGRGGIIHFEIQPKNINKIVEAQIPVLGDVVASLGELVPQIEAVDRSAWIARCKATKERYPFTYTPSQEGEKLKPQEVVQELDRQAEALGKEKFIISTGVGQHQMWACQYYRWTEPRSWVSSGGLGTMGFGLPSAIGAKVAAPEKYVIDIDGDASFSMTAMELATASQYDIGVKVLLFNNEFQGMVEQWQDLFYENRYSHTRMTNPDFVKLSESMGAKGLRCTKLADLPGMMKEFLEYDGKRPIVLECLVSSEHVYPMIPAGKALHEQLLHPLLRNGSE; from the exons ATGCTTACACGCCAATCTCGTCTCCTCAGACGCATCCCTCCCCCGAACGCAGTCCTGCAGTCGGGCCTCCAAAGAAGACACAGGTCCTCTGATCGTTATTCCAACAGCATCCACACGTCTTCTATTCAAAATGCCCCATCGCCCGTGTACGACGCTCCAATCCGCGAGAGAGGTATGACCCTCGAGGCCAAGGATCGTGTCCGTGCCCATGTGAGAAAAATTCAAAGCAGCGCTTCAACTGGCGCTGCTGCAAGTCCTGCTGTCAGGCCTCAACCTGCTCAACACTTTCAGGCCGCGCCTCAGCCCATGCCCGCCAATACGCCTCGCTTTGACAGCGATAGCCAGGTAAAGAACGGGTTGGACTACTC ATTTATCGGTCTTTCTGGTGGCCAAATCTTCCACGAGATGATGCTCCGTCACGACGTAAAACAGGTCTTTGGTTATCCTGGTGGCGCCATTCTACCTGTCTTTGACGCCATCTATAACTCCCCGCACTTCGAATTCGTTCTTCCAAGACACGAACAGGGTGCTGGCCACATGGCGGAGGGCTACGCCCGCGTTTCTGGCAAGCCAGGTGTTGTCCTTGTCACTTCTGGTCCTGGCGCTACCAACGTCATTACCCCTATGCAAGACGCCTTGAGTGATGGTGTGCCTATGGTTGTTTTCTGTGGTCAGGTCGCCACGAATTTGATCGGTTCCGATGCTTTCCAAGAGGCCGATGTCGTCGGTATTTCTAGAAGTTGCACAAAGTGGAACGTCATGGTCAAAGACATCGCTGAGCTCCCAAGAAGAATCAATGAAGCTTTCAAGATTGCTACTACTGGTCGACCCGGTCCAGTTCTTGTTGATCTTCCCAAGGATGTCACCGCCGCTATTCTCCGTACACCCATTCCCGCTAAATCCGCTCAGCCCGGTCACTCTCCCTATCTTCCTTCTAATCCTCTCAACCCGTCGTCTCAACCGTCCGACCCCCTTCCAGGAGATGCCGACTTGATTACCGAGGCCGCACAGATGATCAACAAGGCTAAAAGACCCATTATCTTCGCCGGTAACGGTgtcctctcttctcccgaAGGCCCTAAACTTCTGAAGGAGCTCTCTGACAAGGGAAGGATTCCTGTAACCACCACACTTCAGGGTCTGGGAGCCTTCGACGAgagagacgagaagagTTTACACATGATTGGCATGCATGGGTCTGCGTACGCCAACTTTGCGATGCAAGAAGCGGATGTGTTGATTGCCTTGGGAGTGAGATTTGATGATCGTGTAACCGGGAAGGTTGATA CCTTCGCTCCCGCTGCCAAAGCAGCTGCTGCAGAGGGCCGAGGTGGTATCATCCACTTCGAAATCCAACCCAAAAACATTAACAAAATCGTCGAGGCCCAGATTCCTGTGCTTGGTGATGTCGTTGCCTCTCTTGGAGAACTTGTTCCTCAGATTGAAGCTGTCGATCGATCTGCCTGGATTGCCCGATGCAAGGCTACCAAGGAGAGGTACCCTTTCACATATACTCCTAGCCAGGAGGGTGAGAAGTTGAAGCCCCAAGAGGTTGTTCAGGAGCTTGACCGACAGGCTGAAGCCCTTGGCA AGGAAAAGTTTATCATCTCGACTGGTGTTGGCCAACATCAAATGTGGGCCTGTCAGTACTACCGATGGACTGAGCCACGTTCGTGGGTCTCTTCTGGTGGCCTTGGTACCATGGGCTTCGGTCTTCCTTCAGCTATCGGCGCCAAGGTTGCCGCTCCTGAAAAGTATGTAATCGACATCGATGGTGATGCGAGCTTTTCCATGACTGCCATGGAGCTGGCTACTGCAAGCCAGTATGACATTGGTGTCAAGGTATTGTTGTTCAACAATGAATTCCAAGGAATGGTTGAACAATGGCAAG ATCTTTTCTACGAGAACCGATACTCTCATACCCGGATGACCAACCCCGACTTCGTCAAGCTCTCAGAGTCTATGGGGGCTAAAGGGCTTAGATGCACAAAGCTCGCAGATCTGCCTggaatgatgaaggagttcCTGGAATACGATGGCAAGAGGCCTATCGTACTTGAATGTCTCGTTTCAAGCGAACACGTGTATCCTATGATTCCCGCAGGCAAGGCCTTACATGAGCAGCTT CtccaccctctccttcgAAACGGCTCCGAGTAG
- a CDS encoding sorbitol dehydrogenase gives MSSSLPFESKQPPQPEVFEAKHNLGFMLHSPLKTSFEEQSVPKIGPDEVLVEIKKTGICGSDVHFYNTGKMGLATLTEPMCLGHESSGIIVQLGSNIVQQAARSNSLTTAREKAEESNKGTVSNRPLQVGDKVALEPGVTCRMCVDCKGGKYQICEHMIFAAYPPSTGGTLQRYYALPADLVYPLPDTVDLSFGAMMEPLSVATHAVANIGGMRTGWNVLITGAGPVGLLAMAVAKGLGAGKVIAVDINEQRLNFAKQYAATDTYIPIPPNEGESRGDHAVRAAEDLLRSTGTPARGPGSIDLVVDATGAETCVLMGLNAIKPGGIYVQIGFGPPNVTVPMFRIVTNEITIRGAWRYGSGDYPLAIDMVARGLVDLKPLLTHTFKFEDALEAFEITKNGRDKNGKGVIKCVIDGPE, from the exons ATGTCCAGTTCGCTTCCATTCGAATCCAAGcaacctcctcaacccGAGGTATTTGAAGCCAAGCATAACCTTGGTTTCATGCTTCATTCGCCTCTCAAAACGAGCTTCGAAGAG CAATCTGTCCCCAAAATTGGACCAGATGAAGTCTTGGTAGAGATTAAAAAAACT GGGATTTGTGGCTCTGATGTTCACT TTTATAACACTGGCAAAATGGGTCTTGCTACTCTCACAGAACCCATGTGCTTGGGTCATGAATCTTCAGGCATCATCGTTCAGCTCGGCTCTAACATTGTTCAACAAGCTGCTCGCTCCAACTCGTTGACGACTGCACGAGAAAAGGCTGAAGAATCCAACAAAGGCACTGTGTCTAACAGGCCGCTTCAAGTAGGGGACAAAGTCGCTCTTGAACCTGGAGTTACTTGTAGAATGTGCGTAGACTGCAAGGGCGGCAAATATCAG ATATGTGAACACATGATATTTGCAGCCTATCCACCATCCACAGGTGGTACCCTCCAACGTTATTACGCATT acCTGCCGATCTTGTCTACCCTCTTCCTGACACTGTCGACCTCTCATTTGGGGCCATGATGGAGCCTTTATCTGTGGCTACTCATGCAGTAGCTAATATTGGCGGTATGCGTACCGGTTGGAATGTCCTCATCACTGGCGCGGGCCCAGTTGGGTTGTTGGCTATGGCTGTTGCTAAAGGCTTAGGGGCTGGGAAGGTGATAGCCGTCGACATCAATGAACAAAGGTTGAATTTCGCCAAGCAGTACGCGGCTACGGACACTTACATCCCT ATCCCACCCAATGAAGGGGAGTCCAGGGGCGATCACGCTGTTCGGGCGGCTGaggatcttcttcgttctaCTGGTACCCCAGCCCGCGGCCCAGGCTCCATTGATCTGGTTGTCGACGCAACAGGCGCCGAGACTTGCGTGCTGATGGGTTTGAATGCCATCAAGCCAGG GGGAATCTATGTTCAAATTGGTTTTGGTCCTCCCAACGTGACCGTCCCTATGTTCCGAATCGTTACGAACGAGATCACCATCCGAGGTGCATGGCG TTATGGCTCGGGGGATTACCCTCTCGCCATTGATATGGTTGCACGTGGTCTTGTCGATCTTAAGCCTCTTTTAACGCATACCTTCAAGTTCGAAGACGCCCTTGAGGCATTTGAGATTACCAAAAACGGGAGGGATAAGAATGGAAAGGGTGTTATCAAGTGTGTCATTGACGGACCTGAGTAG
- a CDS encoding mitochondrial protein, with translation MKVANWGLPLAALADIANKDEETISGVMSPTLAAYSMIFMRFAWRVQPRNYLLFACHATNAAAQLTQEARFINYWYFGGKEKKHPVGVKVDEVKEKVQEGVEKIKA, from the exons ATGAAGGTCGCAAACTGGggtcttcctcttgccgCTCTAGCGGATATTGCGAAcaaagatgaggaaacaATCTCTGGCGTGATGAGTCCTACTTTGGCCGCCTATTC CATGATCTTTATGCGATTCGCGTGGCGCGTTCAACCTCGAaattatcttcttttcgcCTGTCATGCCACCAATGCCGCTGCCCAACTCACTCAAGAGGCGCGATTCATCAACTACTGGTATTTCGGCggtaaggaaaagaagcatcCTGTGGGTGTCAAGGTGGATGAagtgaaagaaaaagtaCAAGAGGGTGTTGAAAAGATTAAGGCTTGA
- a CDS encoding INO80 complex subunit C — MPSKPQKNVPRKSNTGTPVASEDGVSIAAVIDRLSYADAPRPFKSASFVSHLPSRTATSSSTSVRKNAKQILALERERYLGGDGFLSAQHVAMRKRGEKIELGKKKKGVAKKGNIQNLLKGKMKRDAEETPGTQEQTPAESRMTSEGTTPTLEEDEDMDMDQKERPAVQAPPGDSEDGRPKKEIVTYLTPTAPPSLLPPKKYCDITGLHASYTDPRTKLRYKGLDVWHVVRALGPGGDQAYLSLRGAQTSLK, encoded by the exons AT GCCTTCGAAACCTCAGAAAAATGTGCCTCGCAAGTCAAACACAGGAACTCCTGTTGCTTCAGAGGATGGAGTCTCTATTGCC GCCGTAATTGATCGTCTGTCTTATGCTGATGCACCGCGCCCTTTCAAGTCTGCGTCATTCGTATCTCATTTGCCTTCCCGCACGgcaacttcatcttctacttcAGTCCGCAAGAATGCTAAACAAATCCTTGCACTTGAGCGGGAACGCTAtcttggaggagatggtttCCTCTCTGCACAACATGTAGCAATGAGAAAGAGGGGCGAAAAAATCGAGTtggggaaaaagaaaaagggagtGGCTAAGAAGGGGAACATACAAAATTtgttgaaagggaaaatGAAGCGTGACGCTGAAGAGACACCGGGGACGCAAGAACAAACACCAGCAGAGAGTCGGATGACAAGTGAAGGAACCACACCTACAttagaagaggacgaggacaTGGATATGGATCAGAAAGAAAGGCCGGCTGTCCAAGCCCCACCTGGTGATTCCGAAGATGGCAGAcccaagaaggaaatcgTAACTT ACTTAACTCCAACAGCTCCGCCGTCGTTGCTGCCTCCTAAAAAATACTGCGACATTACCGGTCTCCATGCGTCTTATACAGATCCTAGAACGAAATTACGTTACAAGGGCCTCGATGTCTGGCATGTTGTCCGTGCATTG GGACCTGGAGGCGATCAAGCTTACCTGTCACTACGCGGCGCTCAAACCTCACTTAAATAG